Proteins encoded within one genomic window of Calonectris borealis chromosome 1, bCalBor7.hap1.2, whole genome shotgun sequence:
- the PHF11 gene encoding PHD finger protein 11 isoform X4 yields MAKMVRRTCAFCSEGEAGSVMYIAKERNIAAHQDCLLFSSGFVESEEYNPDNLDIRFDVTSVLKELKRGKRLMCNFCRKKGATVGCEERACRRSYHYFCALCDDAAIETDEVNGVYRVFCPKHDPGNRTNHYGAASKRRRHALKSSTITEQMSTEETAEENSLRILKRKNNRHKVRIDFLRKCKQAGLLDDIFEEMLDTLHLAQEKLMDDNTSETAAQQMESEYFLVYLCQQRRRAANSACSKYEETVMSLFDCGLFENILTNIHSGTEEKIQELLESRKRLDNKIELLQDLKEVILPTQENTASTSSTVSE; encoded by the exons ATGGCGAAGATGGTGAGAAGAACGTGTGCGTTTTGTTCAGAAGGGGAGGCTGGTTCTGTAATGTATATTGCCAAAGAGCGAAATATTGCCGCTCATCAGGACTGTTTG TTATTTTCCTCAGGATTTGTAGAATCTGAAGAGTATAACCCAGATAACCTGGATATAAGGTTTGATGTGACATCCGTGTTGAAAGAACTCAAGAGAGGAAAGCGGCTG ATGTGCAACTTCTGTCGCAAGAAAGGAGCCACTGTGGGATGTGAGGAAAGAGCCTGTCGCAGAAGTTACCACTACTTCTGTGCACTCTGCGATGATGCAGCAATAGAAACGGATGAAGTAAATGGAGTCTACCG AGTGTTCTGCCCAAAACATGACCCAGGCAATAGGACCAATCACTATG GTGCAGCTAGTAAGAGGAGAAGGCATGCACTGAAATCTTCCACCATCACGGAACAAATG AGCACAGaagagacagcagaagaaaacagtttacgaatactaaaaagaaaaaacaacaggcaTAAAG TCCGAATAGACTTTCTTAGGAAATGCAAGCAAGCTGGGCTTCTGGATGACATATTTGAAGAAATGCTGGACACGCTTCACCTGGCGCAGGAAAAACTGATGGATGACAACACTTCAGAAACAG ctgcacagcagaTGGAGAGTGAGTATTTTTTGGTATACCTGTGTCAGCAGAGGAGAAGAGCTGCCAATTCAGCATGCTCTA AGTACGAAGAAACAGTGATGTCACTCTTTGACTGTGGACTGTTTGAAAATATACTGACAAATATTCATTCAG GAACAGAGGAGAAAATCCAGGAACTtctggaaagcaggaaaagatTGGATAACAAGATTGAGCTACTGCAGGATTTAAAAGAAGTCATCCTTCCTACCCAAGAGAACACCGCTAGTACATCTAGCACCGTGTCTGAATAA
- the PHF11 gene encoding PHD finger protein 11 isoform X5 has product MAKMVRRTCAFCSEGEAGSVMYIAKERNIAAHQDCLLFSSGFVESEEYNPDNLDIRFDVTSVLKELKRGKRLMCNFCRKKGATVGCEERACRRSYHYFCALCDDAAIETDEVNGVYRVFCPKHDPGNRTNHYGAASKRRRHALKSSTITEQMSTEETAEENSLRILKRKNNRHKVRIDFLRKCKQAGLLDDIFEEMLDTLHLAQEKLMDDNTSETEYEETVMSLFDCGLFENILTNIHSGTEEKIQELLESRKRLDNKIELLQDLKEVILPTQENTASTSSTVSE; this is encoded by the exons ATGGCGAAGATGGTGAGAAGAACGTGTGCGTTTTGTTCAGAAGGGGAGGCTGGTTCTGTAATGTATATTGCCAAAGAGCGAAATATTGCCGCTCATCAGGACTGTTTG TTATTTTCCTCAGGATTTGTAGAATCTGAAGAGTATAACCCAGATAACCTGGATATAAGGTTTGATGTGACATCCGTGTTGAAAGAACTCAAGAGAGGAAAGCGGCTG ATGTGCAACTTCTGTCGCAAGAAAGGAGCCACTGTGGGATGTGAGGAAAGAGCCTGTCGCAGAAGTTACCACTACTTCTGTGCACTCTGCGATGATGCAGCAATAGAAACGGATGAAGTAAATGGAGTCTACCG AGTGTTCTGCCCAAAACATGACCCAGGCAATAGGACCAATCACTATG GTGCAGCTAGTAAGAGGAGAAGGCATGCACTGAAATCTTCCACCATCACGGAACAAATG AGCACAGaagagacagcagaagaaaacagtttacgaatactaaaaagaaaaaacaacaggcaTAAAG TCCGAATAGACTTTCTTAGGAAATGCAAGCAAGCTGGGCTTCTGGATGACATATTTGAAGAAATGCTGGACACGCTTCACCTGGCGCAGGAAAAACTGATGGATGACAACACTTCAGAAACAG AGTACGAAGAAACAGTGATGTCACTCTTTGACTGTGGACTGTTTGAAAATATACTGACAAATATTCATTCAG GAACAGAGGAGAAAATCCAGGAACTtctggaaagcaggaaaagatTGGATAACAAGATTGAGCTACTGCAGGATTTAAAAGAAGTCATCCTTCCTACCCAAGAGAACACCGCTAGTACATCTAGCACCGTGTCTGAATAA
- the PHF11 gene encoding PHD finger protein 11 isoform X1, with protein MVPTAPRTRISPEPVRTPGTVDSTFSLFLTKFLEPPELDPLTGPEQGLCICIDSSFPALGVFRIMAKMVRRTCAFCSEGEAGSVMYIAKERNIAAHQDCLLFSSGFVESEEYNPDNLDIRFDVTSVLKELKRGKRLMCNFCRKKGATVGCEERACRRSYHYFCALCDDAAIETDEVNGVYRVFCPKHDPGNRTNHYGAASKRRRHALKSSTITEQMSTEETAEENSLRILKRKNNRHKVRIDFLRKCKQAGLLDDIFEEMLDTLHLAQEKLMDDNTSETAAQQMESEYFLVYLCQQRRRAANSACSKYEETVMSLFDCGLFENILTNIHSGTEEKIQELLESRKRLDNKIELLQDLKEVILPTQENTASTSSTVSE; from the exons ATGGTTCCCACCGCCCCGCG CACCAGGATTTCTCCTGAGCCTGTAAGAACACCAGGGACTGTAGACTCCACCTTTAGCCTCTTCCTCACGAAATTCCTAGAGCCCCCGGAGCTGGATCCTCTGACTGGGCCTGAGCAGGGCCTATGTATCTGCATCGATTCCAG TTTTCCTGCTCTAGGTGTTTTCCGGATAATGGCGAAGATGGTGAGAAGAACGTGTGCGTTTTGTTCAGAAGGGGAGGCTGGTTCTGTAATGTATATTGCCAAAGAGCGAAATATTGCCGCTCATCAGGACTGTTTG TTATTTTCCTCAGGATTTGTAGAATCTGAAGAGTATAACCCAGATAACCTGGATATAAGGTTTGATGTGACATCCGTGTTGAAAGAACTCAAGAGAGGAAAGCGGCTG ATGTGCAACTTCTGTCGCAAGAAAGGAGCCACTGTGGGATGTGAGGAAAGAGCCTGTCGCAGAAGTTACCACTACTTCTGTGCACTCTGCGATGATGCAGCAATAGAAACGGATGAAGTAAATGGAGTCTACCG AGTGTTCTGCCCAAAACATGACCCAGGCAATAGGACCAATCACTATG GTGCAGCTAGTAAGAGGAGAAGGCATGCACTGAAATCTTCCACCATCACGGAACAAATG AGCACAGaagagacagcagaagaaaacagtttacgaatactaaaaagaaaaaacaacaggcaTAAAG TCCGAATAGACTTTCTTAGGAAATGCAAGCAAGCTGGGCTTCTGGATGACATATTTGAAGAAATGCTGGACACGCTTCACCTGGCGCAGGAAAAACTGATGGATGACAACACTTCAGAAACAG ctgcacagcagaTGGAGAGTGAGTATTTTTTGGTATACCTGTGTCAGCAGAGGAGAAGAGCTGCCAATTCAGCATGCTCTA AGTACGAAGAAACAGTGATGTCACTCTTTGACTGTGGACTGTTTGAAAATATACTGACAAATATTCATTCAG GAACAGAGGAGAAAATCCAGGAACTtctggaaagcaggaaaagatTGGATAACAAGATTGAGCTACTGCAGGATTTAAAAGAAGTCATCCTTCCTACCCAAGAGAACACCGCTAGTACATCTAGCACCGTGTCTGAATAA
- the PHF11 gene encoding PHD finger protein 11 isoform X3, whose product MVPTAPRFPALGVFRIMAKMVRRTCAFCSEGEAGSVMYIAKERNIAAHQDCLLFSSGFVESEEYNPDNLDIRFDVTSVLKELKRGKRLMCNFCRKKGATVGCEERACRRSYHYFCALCDDAAIETDEVNGVYRVFCPKHDPGNRTNHYGAASKRRRHALKSSTITEQMSTEETAEENSLRILKRKNNRHKVRIDFLRKCKQAGLLDDIFEEMLDTLHLAQEKLMDDNTSETAAQQMESEYFLVYLCQQRRRAANSACSKYEETVMSLFDCGLFENILTNIHSGTEEKIQELLESRKRLDNKIELLQDLKEVILPTQENTASTSSTVSE is encoded by the exons ATGGTTCCCACCGCCCCGCG TTTTCCTGCTCTAGGTGTTTTCCGGATAATGGCGAAGATGGTGAGAAGAACGTGTGCGTTTTGTTCAGAAGGGGAGGCTGGTTCTGTAATGTATATTGCCAAAGAGCGAAATATTGCCGCTCATCAGGACTGTTTG TTATTTTCCTCAGGATTTGTAGAATCTGAAGAGTATAACCCAGATAACCTGGATATAAGGTTTGATGTGACATCCGTGTTGAAAGAACTCAAGAGAGGAAAGCGGCTG ATGTGCAACTTCTGTCGCAAGAAAGGAGCCACTGTGGGATGTGAGGAAAGAGCCTGTCGCAGAAGTTACCACTACTTCTGTGCACTCTGCGATGATGCAGCAATAGAAACGGATGAAGTAAATGGAGTCTACCG AGTGTTCTGCCCAAAACATGACCCAGGCAATAGGACCAATCACTATG GTGCAGCTAGTAAGAGGAGAAGGCATGCACTGAAATCTTCCACCATCACGGAACAAATG AGCACAGaagagacagcagaagaaaacagtttacgaatactaaaaagaaaaaacaacaggcaTAAAG TCCGAATAGACTTTCTTAGGAAATGCAAGCAAGCTGGGCTTCTGGATGACATATTTGAAGAAATGCTGGACACGCTTCACCTGGCGCAGGAAAAACTGATGGATGACAACACTTCAGAAACAG ctgcacagcagaTGGAGAGTGAGTATTTTTTGGTATACCTGTGTCAGCAGAGGAGAAGAGCTGCCAATTCAGCATGCTCTA AGTACGAAGAAACAGTGATGTCACTCTTTGACTGTGGACTGTTTGAAAATATACTGACAAATATTCATTCAG GAACAGAGGAGAAAATCCAGGAACTtctggaaagcaggaaaagatTGGATAACAAGATTGAGCTACTGCAGGATTTAAAAGAAGTCATCCTTCCTACCCAAGAGAACACCGCTAGTACATCTAGCACCGTGTCTGAATAA
- the PHF11 gene encoding PHD finger protein 11 isoform X2: MVPTAPRTRISPEPVRTPGTVDSTFSLFLTKFLEPPELDPLTGPEQGLCICIDSSFPALGVFRIMAKMVRRTCAFCSEGEAGSVMYIAKERNIAAHQDCLLFSSGFVESEEYNPDNLDIRFDVTSVLKELKRGKRLMCNFCRKKGATVGCEERACRRSYHYFCALCDDAAIETDEVNGVYRVFCPKHDPGNRTNHYGAASKRRRHALKSSTITEQMSTEETAEENSLRILKRKNNRHKVRIDFLRKCKQAGLLDDIFEEMLDTLHLAQEKLMDDNTSETEYEETVMSLFDCGLFENILTNIHSGTEEKIQELLESRKRLDNKIELLQDLKEVILPTQENTASTSSTVSE; encoded by the exons ATGGTTCCCACCGCCCCGCG CACCAGGATTTCTCCTGAGCCTGTAAGAACACCAGGGACTGTAGACTCCACCTTTAGCCTCTTCCTCACGAAATTCCTAGAGCCCCCGGAGCTGGATCCTCTGACTGGGCCTGAGCAGGGCCTATGTATCTGCATCGATTCCAG TTTTCCTGCTCTAGGTGTTTTCCGGATAATGGCGAAGATGGTGAGAAGAACGTGTGCGTTTTGTTCAGAAGGGGAGGCTGGTTCTGTAATGTATATTGCCAAAGAGCGAAATATTGCCGCTCATCAGGACTGTTTG TTATTTTCCTCAGGATTTGTAGAATCTGAAGAGTATAACCCAGATAACCTGGATATAAGGTTTGATGTGACATCCGTGTTGAAAGAACTCAAGAGAGGAAAGCGGCTG ATGTGCAACTTCTGTCGCAAGAAAGGAGCCACTGTGGGATGTGAGGAAAGAGCCTGTCGCAGAAGTTACCACTACTTCTGTGCACTCTGCGATGATGCAGCAATAGAAACGGATGAAGTAAATGGAGTCTACCG AGTGTTCTGCCCAAAACATGACCCAGGCAATAGGACCAATCACTATG GTGCAGCTAGTAAGAGGAGAAGGCATGCACTGAAATCTTCCACCATCACGGAACAAATG AGCACAGaagagacagcagaagaaaacagtttacgaatactaaaaagaaaaaacaacaggcaTAAAG TCCGAATAGACTTTCTTAGGAAATGCAAGCAAGCTGGGCTTCTGGATGACATATTTGAAGAAATGCTGGACACGCTTCACCTGGCGCAGGAAAAACTGATGGATGACAACACTTCAGAAACAG AGTACGAAGAAACAGTGATGTCACTCTTTGACTGTGGACTGTTTGAAAATATACTGACAAATATTCATTCAG GAACAGAGGAGAAAATCCAGGAACTtctggaaagcaggaaaagatTGGATAACAAGATTGAGCTACTGCAGGATTTAAAAGAAGTCATCCTTCCTACCCAAGAGAACACCGCTAGTACATCTAGCACCGTGTCTGAATAA